The following coding sequences are from one Actinomycetota bacterium window:
- a CDS encoding MarR family transcriptional regulator: MIPLSSPASLSPKGDVPILGEQHVEHEMLRLDRQLCFPLWAAARRIVGLYRPALDPLGLTYTQYVVMLALWERDAVTVKELGERLFLDSGTITPVLKKLEAQGWVARRRSSDDERVVIVSLTSEGGALKTAAAYVPEQVASCVKLSQDDAVALHRILYKLLSEEALVRCAPSSGDAPEG; the protein is encoded by the coding sequence CAAGCCCCGCGTCCCTCTCACCAAAAGGGGACGTGCCGATCTTAGGAGAACAGCACGTGGAACATGAGATGCTCAGACTTGATCGGCAGCTGTGCTTCCCTCTCTGGGCGGCCGCCCGCCGCATCGTAGGCCTGTACCGACCTGCACTCGATCCGCTGGGCCTCACCTACACGCAATACGTAGTCATGCTCGCGTTGTGGGAGCGGGACGCTGTGACGGTCAAGGAGCTGGGAGAGCGGCTGTTCCTTGACTCGGGGACAATCACCCCAGTGCTCAAGAAGCTTGAGGCTCAGGGTTGGGTCGCCCGTAGGCGCTCCTCGGATGACGAGCGTGTCGTTATCGTATCGCTCACCAGCGAGGGAGGCGCACTGAAGACCGCCGCCGCCTACGTTCCAGAGCAAGTGGCCTCGTGCGTGAAACTGTCTCAGGACGATGCGGTGGCACTACACCGCATCCTCTACAAGCTACTCTCCGAAGAAGCGCTGGTGCGGTGCGCGCCGTCCTCTGGGGACGCGCCGGA